The Vespula pensylvanica isolate Volc-1 chromosome 3, ASM1446617v1, whole genome shotgun sequence nucleotide sequence AACTTGTACTATTTTTATGataactctctcttttttatttttcgttaatcTAGGTTGCGAGCACGAAAATTCGAAGCTACGCGcagctttttctttattattattattttttctttttcttttcctttttttttttctaacacgaAACGACTATCCCACTCATTTTAATGAAgctataaaacaaaattaaaaaacttgtTAATTATGACGCACgtaaatattcgaaagatGATGAGCAAgtttataatcgaataaatattttaatctattaGTGAGCGTTCAATTGTAAACGATGTTTAGGACTGGAAATTGGTACATAGTCTTTTTGAATACGtcattaaattattctctcACAATATTCATCCATACTGTTTTACGTAATGAAAATGGAATGCGTATATTTTTGCAAGAACGACATGTGCACAAGTAATGCGGGAAATACTTCAAAAGATTCCacgtttattttttgctttcgtttgtaatattcttttacgGCTTGATCCTCTGTAAATAATTACGTAAGGATGCTGAGCTTAGTATGGGAAgtaggtaagaaaaaaattaagcgatatttatgtatggtgttttttttttttttattactattatttcttttttattgtttatataaattcaagtGAACGGGATACAGGTAAGTGTTATTacgtttttttaaaaatttggtgtttttatatatttccacGTAATTTTGCAAAAGTCGATACTGTTTTTGTGTCTACAGATggttttaataatactttaattacgatatacaatgtactttttttttaattaatacactTTGGTACAAGCTTGCGCGCTTAATATATACAAGTTAAGTATTATGTACAggacttaaaaaaatattctactaCTTTATCagttattaacaaatttcacAATCTTATATGATTGTAATCATATtcttaaagtaataaaataaaattgatcaaaatttcatgatatatgtaatagtaaaattataaagaatatgatgataaaatattttcgtcgaACTTATAAAAAGGAATCTgcaatatatatcatatagaaaatgtaaatacaaattatggatatcatttatttcatttgttctTTGATCAAAGTAATTATGTTAAGTTAAGATATAATGTGACTAGAtgataaattgattttttatataaaagaaaatttgttaataatggTATTTAAAACTGCAATGGACTTAGCTTTGGATTATAATTTGTTTCGATTAAAAGGActagataattttttcattctagaTATATAGGTTGTGACATAaagtttttacatttttaagatttttcgttttttcttctcgtttcttggacgtttaaaaaaagaattaactatataaaaataaacttattacaataaaatgatCCAATGATGCATTAAGTTTCTGTTTGcttaaaataatgttataagtAATTCTCAttcttacaaaatttatatattaaattttaagcTTTTCATGCTTTTCAAATATAGCAGCAATCGTCAATTCATATTTGTTCGAACTCATCATTCAGCAAAttcagaaataataatgaaaacacAAAACTTTATGTTTTCAaaatctaattattaattaaataaaaaaaatgatatatggCAATATTTCTAATTCGTCAATTGTCTTTGTTGATTTTGTATTGTTAACTTTGCTATTTCTGCACCTAAAGTATTAATACTATCCTACaaagacataaaaatatatatatgtatataaacacattAGTTACctttaattgtatatataatgcatttCAATTACCTTCAAAGCCATATTTTTGAATAACGTATCTTCCACGACGGCGTATAATTTTTGATTCATTTCTAAAGAAAGTTTTAAAGTCATGTTTTCATCTGAAACTTTTTGATTGTAAACAGATGCCATTATACCTCCATTCTTTGCTAATTCTGCCTATagttcatataaaaaaaaaagtacatatatatatatatatacagtgttaatttatatataatagtagaaaaatatagtGTAGAATTATACATCTTGTAACtatttgatagaaaatttaatcctACATATAACTTACAGTATTTTTCCTGCTTTTGATATGCTataatgacaaaaataaaaagcatactatatatattagtatgcttcaatttctaaatattatttaaagtatttttaCCAAGTTGGAACAAAACAAAacctttcaatattttaaatcgaatgaaaatgaaattattacgaaattgattaattaattaattaccttgtatctatctctttcgttacTACCCATGGCACCAGAATTctcatgtaaaatataatgttgtattatctttgttttcttctgtATTTCTTCGACCAACGTTCGTGTATGTTCTTCcaagaaatcaattttttctaatttttttgcaTTATCATTTTGTAACATCACAATACGatccattaataattttttagctGGTTCGAGtgaatgaatataattttcaccATTGGTACTGTTATCGGATAAGGCACCATTCACTGCTTCGcctataacaaaaaattaattaaattaaaagtcgATATTGATAAGCAGAAGCCAATACtatgttgaaaagaaaaaaagaaaaaacagaaaaaaactGAAACCTGTATTTAGGGATGTGTTTGAACCAGTCCTTGATGCAACATTCATCGAATTACTAGGTGAAGATAATTGAAACGCCTCCAATTTTTTTCGACATTGCTGTAATTCTcgcattatttctttcatatttctttgttgttttctCTTAAGTACTACATTTTCCCCTTGACTATCTTCTAACTTTTGTGTTAAGTTTTGAACAAGTTGCGTTTGTTCTGCCACGTGTTTTGCTAAAATTTCACATTCttctaatcttcttttttgttcgaatATTACATTGTCTTCAagcaatttaattttgtttttcaattcaTTCACTTGATCACGAAGCGGACCTTGTTCTTCTTCGAGCTGTTTAGTTTTTGTTTCAAGTGCAGTAAACTCTGATTGGAGAGATACGTTTTTATCTGTTAACTTTTGTGTAAAATCTAACATAGCGGCCTCGCGTAAACGACATGCATGCATATCAGATTCCAAttcattatttgttaaatGCAATTTTTCTGATTCAGCTATCGTTGATGTTAGACTCTTCTCTGCTCTACGTAatcaacaaaatatttgtagagataaataattttcatagaaaaaattgttattttaggattattaaatataaatacttactCTTGTAATTGGAATTTCAATACTTCGATTTGTGAAACTCTTTgcgataaatcaataatttccGTTTGTCGTTGATCCGCTAGaatctttaaattattaagagTATCTTCGTATTCTTGCTGCCTTTTTTCATAGTCTTGTATTTTTATACCAAGTACATTGTTCTCTTCAATTAACACTTGTTGTCTGTGCAATAATGTTTCAACTTCTTTTTGTAACTGTAAGCATAGCATTTCCTTGTCTTCAGTTACATATCTTTCTAAAATTAAACGTGCTTGTTGTTCTTTAAGCTGCTGATCTAACGTTatagctttattttcttcagacaattgaaattttctaatagtTTCCTGTGTTTCTTTACGTACTTGTTCACACtcctctttcatttcattaattctactctataaaaataaatataagaggaAATATAATACGTAGACTTAAAGTACGAAAAGCTTTTTTACCAATATCGAAGTTTTACAATTTAGTTAATGTCTTTTCTTACCAAAGCTTTATCAAGTTTTTGctgtgtttctttttgtaattccATTTCcgtttttaatttactttgtGACCACTTGAGTTTCACTTCTTTCATCTGTACATCTCCATTAAGTCTTTCAACTTCTTTCTGAAGGTCACCTACTTCACGACATTTACCATccaatatattacatattctaGTTCTCTCTCCTTGAGCCTGCCGTAATTTATTCTGCAAGAGTTCTTGCTCTTTTGTAATATCTTTCAATTTACGTTCTGCATATTCCCTTGCcctattaaaaatacaatattaaaaaaaaaaagatctctcttttgtcaacatttttttcaaagatttctGTCAGACAAACAATATACCTTTGTGTATCAATCAATTGTTTTTCACTGACTGCATACTTTATTACCATAGATTCCATTTCTTTATTAGCAGCAGAATGTTCCCTTTTCAATATATCCTGTGTAGCTAATGATGCGCGCAATTCAAATGTTAATTTATCTACAGTTTTTTCTAATGTttcaatttgtattttataaggTTCTCCACTTTTCTCTGCTTCCaatgtgttatttttttcttctaagaCTTCTACTTTctctaataattttgtattattatcttttaatttagcATAATCTTTCAGTAGTGTTAAATATATAGGATGTTGTAATAAATTCGTTTCATAAGaactttcattattaattgAGTGAGTTTGACAGTCTGCTGAATTTTCTTGCGATATTTCACCTATAAAATACTTgcaattaataattgaaaaaacaaTAGTATATTGAAGTAATCATTATGTTTACCATCTGTTGTCATTAAAGCTTCTGTTGTTTGGGTTGTAATATGTTCTTCAGAATTAGTAAacttgcaattatttttaatacttgtTAATGTACCATCAATTGAGTCAGCAGAAGATGAGTTAAACATCGAAGGAACCTCATATTTTGAATTGTTTTCGTTCAATAGATCTTTTTGTTCACAAATTTTGTTCTGTTCTATTATAGATACAACTGGTGGATTTACgatttttgttattgtatCACATTCTTTGGGAGGCACTAAATATTTTGGTGATAACTCCTTTTTTGCAGAAGGTCcatctatattctttttctcgttactATTTGTATATCCTGAGGTATATTTCATAGTTAGATGTTGCGGTAACAATGCTTTCTCCATGATATTTGTGGATTTTTCTGTGATGAAATTCAGAAAATTTCGacttctatttataaaatgtgCATTAGATTGCACTAAACTCATTCGATTTATTGGCAGTGGTATCCTTACAAGTTTACTATCGTCGTTCAGAGTTGGTCGATATATGGAAGCAAGATCTACTTTTCCTTTCTGAACTGAAACTTCTGACGATTGTAATTTAGTTTGTTGTTTAAATCCTTTATCTGTACTTTCTGGTAAATTGGGTAAAACATGtactttatttatacattccGTATCTTTGTTACATTCTTCGGTTGACgttgtatttatttctattatttttatagaatcatCACTATTAGTTTgcaaatttgttaaaatttctttatttattggTTCTGTTAATTCCACTGAACCTAcatcttttattattgaagAATCGTGTGCAACATTCGTAAGTAACGATTGTTTGGTTATAGGtgtttctaatttaatatcatacaTATTATCTTCATACGTGTTATTAGTACCTGTTTCAGTCCCAGAGATCTTATCCATATTTTTATGCGAATAATCTATATACAATGAATCATTGGAAGATAATTCTTGAAAAACTTTCTCATTTGGAAGATCAATATTcattgataatgataaattttcatctttttcatttggaatgctatttatatgtacactTGTTTCATCCATATTAATACTGATCCtatttaataacgaattaCTTTCATTTGGATTGTTATCTTTTCTTAACGATACTAAATTACATTCAACTTCTACTTTATCCTCTTTAGAATAAAGACTCTGATTTTGTAGACTACTattctgttttatattttcatttaatggCAGCAGACAATTTTCTGTTAAACGAACTGTATGAAACAAGAGATTAATAtcttcaatataatatattcataaataaatttataaattaattaaagctagttatattgtacatacgcaaatacataatataagataatttttttaattatcaaaatttttgaaatacgTATACCTTCTGTCGAATCATTTTTGGATTTACTTGTAGAATCGGTATTATCAAACTTATCTCCGTTTGAATACGAATCTGACTTCGCGTCCATTTCAAAAGATTcacctttattttctttaaattaaaatggattttatttaattaattaattctattgaAATTTCTCGATTGAAGTACGATTGCACCTTGtagtttttaaagaatttgGATACGTGGCAATGCTTGATGAACGCAAAAAGAACCTCTGAGCAGAGAAAGTAACCTAAAATCTGTAACATTTAACTGTCAACGTATCGACATGTTTGCATTAGTTACATTCCAGCATTACTATACATCTTGAAAACATTCGGCAAGTTGCAGTCAATGGTCCATGTACATCGTACATATCGATCATTACCGATAATcgtaattttatcgaattgtACTATCGATGGAAACAAGAAGACTacataaacgaataattttctgGAAACATTCTTTAATCTCAAATAACTACTAGTAGTGTCGCGTGCTTAAAGATTTTCTCTAGTGCCTACAcgtgtttataaatatttaaataaaattattatatttatatttaattttaaaagtaactttttgaaaatgatcgttaacgatattaatgaacgtgtattaaaattaataaaggaTATTCATTACgggtaaaatttttatcattttaatcttAAATATGAGGTgggtaaaataatttttacatctttATATTTCAGAAATATCAAAGGAGCATACAATATTGTTATTGCTAGTGTTTCTGttttgaaagatattattagTTATTCGGAATGGAATACTGCAAAGTAAGTTTCATAgcaaatattgttatattttatattatatattatatattaaggTTAAGagcaaattattaatttaaatgtattttattatgtagAGAACTAATGgatattattacaaagaatggaaaatatttgatcgaaTCAGTTCCACTTGAAGCTTCCATTGGAAATATGGTAAGACGTATATTGCTGATAATTAGGGAAGAATATAGATCGGAGCTTAAGAATAGAACGGAAGAAACAGATCCTCAGGAATCATTACATAAAATTCTTACGGCTGAACGTGATCAAGACACTGATTATGATATTGTTGTACCTACTCTTAAATCAGCTCTCATCGaacatataaatgaatttgaGGTGGAATTAGAAACATGGTAAGTCAATATGATGTAATTTGTTTCATCATATTAGCTTTGTTCAATTGTATAatcttaaattttctattttatagtTCAGAAAATATTACACAGCAAGCTTCAGAACACATTCAttctaatgaaattataatgacTATTGGTAAATCTAATTTAGTTGAAAAGTTTTTTATGAAAGCTGCTGCAACAAGAGCTTTTGAAGTTATAGTGGCCGAAGGAGGACCGTCTTTaagtgtaaatatatatgcgtttaataataatatttaatgatttaataattacatatttttattacaataatgttACTTATTGTTTAAAGGGTCATGAAATGGCAGTTAACCTCGCAAAAGCTAAAATTAAAACTACTTTAATATCAGACGTAGCAATTTTTGCAATGATGTCACGTGTAAATAAAGTAATCATCGGTACTCATACAGTCATGGCTAATGGAGGATTAAGAGCAATATCTGGTTCGCATCCAGTTGCACAGGCTGCAAAACATTATTCCGTTCCTGTAATGGTGTTACTACCTTTGTACAAACTTTCACCACTTTATTTATGCTCACACGAGCAACATGGATTTAATCAACATATTTCTCCCACGCAAGGTGTATTAGATGGTGCTAATGAACCTCTCATGGAAAGAATTCATGCTTATAATCCAATGTTTGATTATGTACCTGCTGATCTTGTCACATTATTTATCTCCAATACGTAAGTTATTCATGTTATAAATGCTACTTTGATAATGCAACATAccatatgaaatttattcatGAATTTCAGAGGTGGAAATGCACcatcatatatttatagattactTAGCGAGCTTTATCACCCAGATgattatgaattataattttacaataatttagaATATTAACATAACAAGAATGACTCAAATTATACGTGAATCATTGAGACAATTTTTACCGAGATGTTAAatttaaagtttatataaaacgCATAAGAgagattcttttataaaagtgATTATAAAACGTATTGTCCTAAATAAAGGATTCTTATACAGATACAATCTCTCTTTGTACTAATGTAAAGA carries:
- the LOC122627889 gene encoding coiled-coil domain-containing protein 186-like isoform X3; this encodes MDAKSDSYSNGDKFDNTDSTSKSKNDSTEDINLLFHTVRLTENCLLPLNENIKQNSSLQNQSLYSKEDKVEVECNLVSLRKDNNPNESNSLLNRISINMDETSVHINSIPNEKDENLSLSMNIDLPNEKVFQELSSNDSLYIDYSHKNMDKISGTETGTNNTYEDNMYDIKLETPITKQSLLTNVAHDSSIIKDVGSVELTEPINKEILTNLQTNSDDSIKIIEINTTSTEECNKDTECINKVHVLPNLPESTDKGFKQQTKLQSSEVSVQKGKVDLASIYRPTLNDDSKLVRIPLPINRMSLVQSNAHFINRSRNFLNFITEKSTNIMEKALLPQHLTMKYTSGYTNSNEKKNIDGPSAKKELSPKYLVPPKECDTITKIVNPPVVSIIEQNKICEQKDLLNENNSKYEVPSMFNSSSADSIDGTLTSIKNNCKFTNSEEHITTQTTEALMTTDGEISQENSADCQTHSINNESSYETNLLQHPIYLTLLKDYAKLKDNNTKLLEKVEVLEEKNNTLEAEKSGEPYKIQIETLEKTVDKLTFELRASLATQDILKREHSAANKEMESMVIKYAVSEKQLIDTQRAREYAERKLKDITKEQELLQNKLRQAQGERTRICNILDGKCREVGDLQKEVERLNGDVQMKEVKLKWSQSKLKTEMELQKETQQKLDKALSRINEMKEECEQVRKETQETIRKFQLSEENKAITLDQQLKEQQARLILERYVTEDKEMLCLQLQKEVETLLHRQQVLIEENNVLGIKIQDYEKRQQEYEDTLNNLKILADQRQTEIIDLSQRVSQIEVLKFQLQEAEKSLTSTIAESEKLHLTNNELESDMHACRLREAAMLDFTQKLTDKNVSLQSEFTALETKTKQLEEEQGPLRDQVNELKNKIKLLEDNVIFEQKRRLEECEILAKHVAEQTQLVQNLTQKLEDSQGENVVLKRKQQRNMKEIMRELQQCRKKLEAFQLSSPSNSMNVASRTGSNTSLNTGEAVNGALSDNSTNGENYIHSLEPAKKLLMDRIVMLQNDNAKKLEKIDFLEEHTRTLVEEIQKKTKIIQHYILHENSGAMGSNERDRYKAELAKNGGIMASVYNQKVSDENMTLKLSLEMNQKLYAVVEDTLFKNMALKDSINTLGAEIAKLTIQNQQRQLTN
- the LOC122627889 gene encoding coiled-coil domain-containing protein 186-like isoform X2, with translation MDAKSDSYSNGDKFDNTDSTSKSKNDSTEVRLTENCLLPLNENIKQNSSLQNQSLYSKEDKVEVECNLVSLRKDNNPNESNSLLNRISINMDETSVHINSIPNEKDENLSLSMNIDLPNEKVFQELSSNDSLYIDYSHKNMDKISGTETGTNNTYEDNMYDIKLETPITKQSLLTNVAHDSSIIKDVGSVELTEPINKEILTNLQTNSDDSIKIIEINTTSTEECNKDTECINKVHVLPNLPESTDKGFKQQTKLQSSEVSVQKGKVDLASIYRPTLNDDSKLVRIPLPINRMSLVQSNAHFINRSRNFLNFITEKSTNIMEKALLPQHLTMKYTSGYTNSNEKKNIDGPSAKKELSPKYLVPPKECDTITKIVNPPVVSIIEQNKICEQKDLLNENNSKYEVPSMFNSSSADSIDGTLTSIKNNCKFTNSEEHITTQTTEALMTTDGEISQENSADCQTHSINNESSYETNLLQHPIYLTLLKDYAKLKDNNTKLLEKVEVLEEKNNTLEAEKSGEPYKIQIETLEKTVDKLTFELRASLATQDILKREHSAANKEMESMVIKYAVSEKQLIDTQRAREYAERKLKDITKEQELLQNKLRQAQGERTRICNILDGKCREVGDLQKEVERLNGDVQMKEVKLKWSQSKLKTEMELQKETQQKLDKALSRINEMKEECEQVRKETQETIRKFQLSEENKAITLDQQLKEQQARLILERYVTEDKEMLCLQLQKEVETLLHRQQVLIEENNVLGIKIQDYEKRQQEYEDTLNNLKILADQRQTEIIDLSQRVSQIEVLKFQLQEAEKSLTSTIAESEKLHLTNNELESDMHACRLREAAMLDFTQKLTDKNVSLQSEFTALETKTKQLEEEQGPLRDQVNELKNKIKLLEDNVIFEQKRRLEECEILAKHVAEQTQLVQNLTQKLEDSQGENVVLKRKQQRNMKEIMRELQQCRKKLEAFQLSSPSNSMNVASRTGSNTSLNTGEAVNGALSDNSTNGENYIHSLEPAKKLLMDRIVMLQNDNAKKLEKIDFLEEHTRTLVEEIQKKTKIIQHYILHENSGAMGSNERDRYKHIKSRKNTAELAKNGGIMASVYNQKVSDENMTLKLSLEMNQKLYAVVEDTLFKNMALKDSINTLGAEIAKLTIQNQQRQLTN
- the LOC122627889 gene encoding coiled-coil domain-containing protein 186-like isoform X1 produces the protein MDAKSDSYSNGDKFDNTDSTSKSKNDSTEDINLLFHTVRLTENCLLPLNENIKQNSSLQNQSLYSKEDKVEVECNLVSLRKDNNPNESNSLLNRISINMDETSVHINSIPNEKDENLSLSMNIDLPNEKVFQELSSNDSLYIDYSHKNMDKISGTETGTNNTYEDNMYDIKLETPITKQSLLTNVAHDSSIIKDVGSVELTEPINKEILTNLQTNSDDSIKIIEINTTSTEECNKDTECINKVHVLPNLPESTDKGFKQQTKLQSSEVSVQKGKVDLASIYRPTLNDDSKLVRIPLPINRMSLVQSNAHFINRSRNFLNFITEKSTNIMEKALLPQHLTMKYTSGYTNSNEKKNIDGPSAKKELSPKYLVPPKECDTITKIVNPPVVSIIEQNKICEQKDLLNENNSKYEVPSMFNSSSADSIDGTLTSIKNNCKFTNSEEHITTQTTEALMTTDGEISQENSADCQTHSINNESSYETNLLQHPIYLTLLKDYAKLKDNNTKLLEKVEVLEEKNNTLEAEKSGEPYKIQIETLEKTVDKLTFELRASLATQDILKREHSAANKEMESMVIKYAVSEKQLIDTQRAREYAERKLKDITKEQELLQNKLRQAQGERTRICNILDGKCREVGDLQKEVERLNGDVQMKEVKLKWSQSKLKTEMELQKETQQKLDKALSRINEMKEECEQVRKETQETIRKFQLSEENKAITLDQQLKEQQARLILERYVTEDKEMLCLQLQKEVETLLHRQQVLIEENNVLGIKIQDYEKRQQEYEDTLNNLKILADQRQTEIIDLSQRVSQIEVLKFQLQEAEKSLTSTIAESEKLHLTNNELESDMHACRLREAAMLDFTQKLTDKNVSLQSEFTALETKTKQLEEEQGPLRDQVNELKNKIKLLEDNVIFEQKRRLEECEILAKHVAEQTQLVQNLTQKLEDSQGENVVLKRKQQRNMKEIMRELQQCRKKLEAFQLSSPSNSMNVASRTGSNTSLNTGEAVNGALSDNSTNGENYIHSLEPAKKLLMDRIVMLQNDNAKKLEKIDFLEEHTRTLVEEIQKKTKIIQHYILHENSGAMGSNERDRYKHIKSRKNTAELAKNGGIMASVYNQKVSDENMTLKLSLEMNQKLYAVVEDTLFKNMALKDSINTLGAEIAKLTIQNQQRQLTN
- the LOC122627895 gene encoding translation initiation factor eIF-2B subunit beta, producing MIVNDINERVLKLIKDIHYGNIKGAYNIVIASVSVLKDIISYSEWNTAKELMDIITKNGKYLIESVPLEASIGNMVRRILLIIREEYRSELKNRTEETDPQESLHKILTAERDQDTDYDIVVPTLKSALIEHINEFEVELETCSENITQQASEHIHSNEIIMTIGKSNLVEKFFMKAAATRAFEVIVAEGGPSLSGHEMAVNLAKAKIKTTLISDVAIFAMMSRVNKVIIGTHTVMANGGLRAISGSHPVAQAAKHYSVPVMVLLPLYKLSPLYLCSHEQHGFNQHISPTQGVLDGANEPLMERIHAYNPMFDYVPADLVTLFISNTGGNAPSYIYRLLSELYHPDDYEL